The following coding sequences lie in one Cyprinus carpio isolate SPL01 unplaced genomic scaffold, ASM1834038v1 S000000349, whole genome shotgun sequence genomic window:
- the LOC109072777 gene encoding mitogen-activated protein kinase kinase kinase kinase 4-like has translation MDVTEDEEDEIKLEINMLKKYSHHRNIATYYGAFIKKSPPGHDDQLWLVMEFCGAGSITDLVKNTKGNSLKEDWIAYISREILRGLAHLHAHHVIHRDIKGQNVLLTENAEVKLVDFGVSAQLDRTVGRRNTFIGTPYWMAPEVIACDENPEATYDYR, from the exons ATGGATGtcacagag gatgaggaggatgagatCAAACTTGAGATTAACATGCTGAAGAAATACTCCCACCACAGAAACATTGCCACATACTATGGTGCGTTTATCAAGAAGAGTCCTCCTGGACATGATGACCAGCTGTGG TTGGTCATGGAGTTTTGTGGTGCTGGCTCTATAACAGACCTTGTTAAGAACACCAAAGGCAACAGTTTGAAAGAAGACTGGATTGCATACATCTCCAGAGAGATTCTGAGA GGTCTGGCCCATTTGCATGCCCACCATGTCATCCATCGTGACATCAAGGGTCAGAATGTGCTATTAACAGAGAATGCAGAGGTGAAACTGG TTGACTTTGGTGTGAGCGCACAGTTGGACAGGACAGTTGGCAGGAGAAACACTTTCATTGGCACTCCTTATTGGATGGCGCCAGAGGTCATTGCCTGTGATGAGAACCCAGAAGCGACATATGACTATAGA